Proteins encoded in a region of the Mycolicibacterium duvalii genome:
- a CDS encoding FAD-binding protein: MPDWDETTDVLVAGSGAGGVTGAYTAAREGLDVVLIEATEKFGGTTAYSGGGGMWFPANPVLLRAGTDDTLDDALEYYRAVVGDRTPAALQETYVRSGAPLVEYLEADEQIKFTLLPWPDYFGKAPKARADGMRHIAAKPIKVAAAPHLRDLIRGPLDTDRLGSPTPEDYFVGGRALIARFLIALQRYPHARTELGTTLIELVLDDGRVVGAVAETDGQRRSIRATRGVLLAAGGFEHNDQMRDRYGVPGSSRDTMGPSGNRGLAHLAAMAVGGDVDLMDQAWWSPGLMHPDGTAAFALWFTGGLFVDDSGRRFVNESAAYDRLGRGVLDAIGRGDVTLPYWMVYDDHDDGVPPVQATNVSMVEPQAYRTAGLWRSAGTLEELAAAIGVPPLNLADTVARFNEFARRGVDEDFGRGDEPYDRAFSGGASPLRPIEQPPFHAAAFGVSDLGTKGGLRTDSAARVLDAEDTVIPGLYAAGNTMAAPSGTTYPGGGNPIGTSMVFSHLAVLDMKKGSR, from the coding sequence ATGCCCGACTGGGATGAGACCACCGACGTGCTGGTCGCCGGCTCCGGTGCCGGCGGTGTCACCGGGGCCTACACGGCGGCGCGAGAAGGGCTCGACGTCGTGCTCATCGAGGCCACCGAGAAGTTCGGCGGCACCACGGCCTATTCCGGCGGGGGCGGTATGTGGTTCCCGGCCAATCCCGTCCTGCTGCGCGCCGGGACGGACGACACCCTCGACGATGCGCTGGAGTACTACCGCGCAGTGGTCGGTGACCGCACGCCGGCCGCCCTGCAGGAAACCTATGTGCGCAGCGGCGCGCCGCTGGTCGAATACCTGGAGGCCGACGAACAGATCAAGTTCACGCTGCTGCCGTGGCCCGACTACTTCGGCAAGGCGCCCAAGGCGCGCGCCGACGGGATGCGGCACATCGCAGCCAAGCCGATCAAGGTGGCCGCGGCACCGCACCTACGCGACCTGATTCGCGGCCCACTGGACACCGATCGGCTCGGCAGCCCGACGCCGGAGGACTACTTCGTCGGGGGCCGAGCACTGATCGCCCGCTTCCTGATCGCCCTGCAGCGGTACCCGCACGCGCGCACCGAACTGGGCACGACGTTGATTGAATTGGTGCTCGACGACGGCAGGGTCGTCGGCGCGGTCGCCGAGACCGACGGTCAGCGTCGATCGATCCGGGCCACCCGCGGTGTGCTGCTGGCCGCCGGCGGGTTCGAGCACAACGACCAGATGCGGGACCGCTACGGGGTACCCGGTTCTTCCCGGGACACCATGGGCCCGAGCGGGAATCGCGGCTTGGCGCACCTGGCGGCGATGGCGGTGGGCGGCGATGTCGATCTGATGGACCAGGCATGGTGGTCACCGGGTCTGATGCATCCCGACGGCACCGCCGCGTTTGCGTTGTGGTTCACCGGCGGCCTATTCGTCGACGACAGCGGTCGCCGGTTCGTCAACGAGTCCGCGGCTTACGACCGACTCGGGCGCGGCGTGCTGGACGCAATCGGGCGCGGCGACGTCACGCTGCCGTACTGGATGGTCTACGACGACCACGATGACGGTGTCCCGCCGGTGCAGGCCACCAACGTCTCGATGGTGGAACCGCAGGCCTACCGGACCGCCGGGCTGTGGCGTTCTGCCGGCACCCTGGAGGAGCTGGCCGCCGCGATCGGCGTCCCGCCGCTCAATCTGGCCGACACCGTCGCGCGCTTCAACGAATTCGCCCGCCGTGGCGTCGACGAAGACTTCGGACGCGGTGACGAACCGTACGACCGGGCGTTCTCCGGCGGGGCGTCCCCGCTGCGTCCGATCGAGCAGCCGCCGTTTCACGCGGCCGCCTTCGGCGTCTCGGACCTGGGCACCAAAGGCGGTCTGCGCACCGATTCGGCTGCCCGGGTGCTCGACGCGGAGGACACTGTGATTCCCGGACTGTACGCCGCCGGAAACACCATGGCAGCGCCCAGCGGGACCACCTACCCCGGCGGCGGCAATCCGATCGGCACCAGCATGGTGTTCAGCCACCTGGCAGTGCTGGACATGAAGAAAGGCTCGCGATGA
- a CDS encoding Rieske 2Fe-2S domain-containing protein: protein MTQNGLREIDLGPAMTRFARGWHCLGLAESFRDGQTHGISAFGTKLVVFADSSGALKVLDGYCRHMGGDLSRGTIKGDSVACPFHDWRWGGDGRCTLVPYAKRTPRMARTRAWLTAEINGQLLVWNDPEGNVPAPELMPPMIEGYDEGRWSPWQWSSILIEGAHCREIVDNNVDMAHFFYIHHAYPTYFKNVIEGHMASQYMESKPRPDAVADPDKLWDGTYLRSEATYFGPAYMINWLHNDLAPDFTVEVALINCHYPVTHNSFMLQWGVAVQEMPGLPADKAAKLAGAMNKSFGEGFLEDVEIWKNKSPIENPLLTEEDGPVYQHRRWYQQFYVDAAEVTPDMTDRFEQEVDTTHANDLWQQEVEQNLAARR from the coding sequence ATGACCCAGAACGGCCTACGGGAGATCGACCTCGGTCCGGCCATGACGCGCTTCGCCCGCGGCTGGCACTGCCTGGGACTGGCGGAGTCCTTCCGTGACGGTCAGACGCACGGCATCTCGGCGTTCGGTACCAAACTCGTGGTCTTCGCCGACTCCAGCGGCGCCCTCAAGGTGCTCGACGGGTACTGCCGACACATGGGCGGCGATCTGTCACGCGGCACGATCAAGGGCGACTCGGTCGCGTGCCCGTTCCACGACTGGCGTTGGGGCGGCGACGGCAGATGCACATTGGTCCCCTACGCCAAACGCACGCCGCGGATGGCCCGTACCAGGGCGTGGCTGACCGCCGAGATCAACGGCCAACTGCTGGTGTGGAACGACCCCGAGGGTAACGTGCCGGCACCCGAGTTGATGCCGCCGATGATCGAGGGCTACGACGAGGGCCGGTGGTCACCGTGGCAGTGGAGCTCAATCCTGATCGAGGGCGCTCATTGTCGCGAGATCGTGGACAACAACGTCGACATGGCGCACTTCTTCTATATCCATCACGCCTATCCCACGTACTTCAAGAACGTCATCGAAGGGCACATGGCCAGCCAGTACATGGAGTCCAAGCCGCGACCGGATGCCGTCGCCGATCCGGACAAACTCTGGGACGGAACGTATCTGCGGTCCGAGGCGACGTACTTCGGTCCCGCGTACATGATCAACTGGCTGCACAACGACCTCGCGCCGGACTTCACCGTCGAGGTGGCACTGATCAACTGCCACTACCCCGTGACCCACAACTCGTTCATGTTGCAGTGGGGGGTGGCCGTGCAGGAGATGCCGGGGCTTCCGGCCGACAAGGCCGCCAAGCTGGCCGGGGCGATGAACAAGAGCTTCGGCGAGGGATTTCTCGAGGACGTCGAGATCTGGAAGAACAAGTCGCCGATCGAGAATCCGCTGCTGACCGAGGAGGACGGTCCGGTCTACCAGCACCGGCGCTGGTATCAGCAGTTCTATGTCGACGCCGCCGAGGTCACCCCCGACATGACCGACCGGTTCGAGCAGGAGGTCGACACCACCCATGCCAACGATCTCTGGCAGCAGGAGGTCGAGCAGAACCTGGCGGCGCGGCGGTAA
- a CDS encoding acyl-CoA synthetase → MALNIADLAEHAIDAVPDRVALISGDETLTYAELEEKANRLAHYLLEQGVKKDDKVGLYCRNRIEIVIAMLGIVKAGAILVNVNFRYVEGELKYLFDNSDMVALVHERRYADRVANVLPETPKVRTILVVEDGSDDDFERYGGVEFYSALAQGSPERDFGPRSEDDIYLLYTGGTTGFPKGVMWRHEDIYRVLFGGTDFATGEPIADEYGLAKQAVESGPMVRYPIPPMIHGATQSATWMALFSGQTTVLVPEFDPEEVWDTVEKHKVNLLFFTGDAMGRPLLDALLAHQEEGNSYDLSSLFLLASTAALFSTSIKEKFLELLPNRVITDSIGSSETGFGGTSIVAKGESHTGGPRVTIDKNTVVLDEDGNEVKPGSGVRGILAKRGHIPVGYYKDEKKTAETFRTYNGVRYAIPGDYAEVEADGTVTMLGRGSQSINSGGEKIYPEEVEAALKGHPDVFDALVVGVPDERYGQCVAAVVHRRPGTNPSLADLDAYVRQEIAGYKVPRKIWWVDEIHRTPAGKPDYRWAKDTTEERPADDAHASHAGAK, encoded by the coding sequence GTGGCTCTGAACATCGCCGATCTTGCCGAGCACGCCATCGACGCCGTGCCTGACCGTGTCGCCCTCATCTCGGGTGACGAGACCCTCACCTACGCCGAGTTGGAGGAGAAGGCCAACCGGCTGGCCCACTACCTGCTCGAGCAGGGGGTCAAGAAGGACGACAAAGTCGGCCTCTACTGCCGCAACCGCATCGAGATCGTCATCGCGATGCTCGGCATCGTCAAGGCCGGCGCCATCCTGGTCAACGTCAACTTCCGCTACGTCGAAGGCGAGCTGAAGTACCTGTTCGACAACTCCGACATGGTGGCGCTGGTGCATGAGCGTCGCTACGCCGACCGGGTGGCCAACGTGCTGCCCGAGACCCCCAAGGTCAGGACCATCCTGGTGGTCGAGGACGGCAGCGATGACGACTTCGAGCGCTACGGCGGCGTCGAGTTCTACTCCGCGCTGGCGCAGGGCTCGCCGGAACGCGACTTCGGTCCGCGCAGCGAGGACGACATCTACCTGCTCTACACCGGCGGCACCACCGGGTTCCCCAAAGGGGTCATGTGGCGCCACGAGGACATCTACCGAGTGTTGTTCGGCGGCACCGACTTCGCCACCGGCGAGCCCATCGCCGACGAGTACGGGCTGGCCAAGCAGGCGGTCGAGAGCGGGCCGATGGTGCGGTACCCGATACCGCCGATGATCCACGGCGCCACACAGTCGGCCACCTGGATGGCGCTGTTCTCCGGGCAGACGACGGTACTGGTGCCGGAGTTCGACCCCGAGGAGGTCTGGGACACCGTCGAGAAGCACAAGGTGAACCTGTTGTTCTTCACCGGCGACGCGATGGGCCGTCCGCTGCTCGACGCGCTGCTGGCCCATCAGGAGGAGGGCAACAGCTACGACCTGTCGAGCCTGTTCCTGCTCGCCAGCACCGCGGCGCTGTTCTCTACCAGCATCAAGGAGAAGTTCCTCGAGTTGCTGCCCAACCGCGTCATCACCGACTCCATCGGGTCCTCGGAGACCGGTTTCGGCGGCACCAGCATCGTCGCCAAAGGCGAGTCCCACACCGGCGGGCCGCGCGTGACGATCGACAAGAACACCGTGGTGCTCGACGAGGACGGCAACGAGGTCAAGCCCGGCTCGGGCGTGCGCGGCATTCTCGCCAAGCGCGGCCACATCCCGGTCGGTTACTACAAGGACGAGAAGAAGACCGCCGAGACCTTCCGCACCTACAACGGAGTCCGCTACGCGATCCCCGGCGACTACGCCGAGGTGGAGGCCGACGGCACCGTGACGATGCTGGGACGCGGTTCGCAGTCGATCAACAGCGGTGGCGAGAAGATCTACCCCGAAGAGGTGGAGGCCGCGCTGAAGGGCCACCCCGATGTGTTCGATGCGCTGGTGGTCGGTGTACCCGACGAGCGCTACGGGCAGTGCGTCGCGGCTGTCGTGCACCGCCGCCCCGGCACCAATCCGAGCCTGGCCGATCTGGACGCCTACGTGCGTCAGGAGATCGCCGGCTACAAGGTGCCGCGCAAGATCTGGTGGGTCGACGAGATCCACCGCACGCCGGCCGGCAAGCCGGACTACCGCTGGGCCAAGGACACCACCGAGGAGCGGCCCGCCGACGACGCACATGCCAGCCATGCGGGGGCGAAGTGA
- a CDS encoding AMP-binding protein, with protein sequence MLLDRVGDEHPGLRTREQTWTWNEVVGESAARAALATTLRDQTFSGAPFHIGVLLPNVADFVFWLGGAALAGAAVVGLNPTRGAADLAADIRHADCALIVTDGAGAQRLSTLDHGLPPTRILRIDDPGYRAALRSHRAGPARAEGVGPGTLLLLLFTSGTTGTSKAVKCSQGRLAAIAYAATDKYGHHRDDVDYCCMPLFHGNAIMALWAPALANGATVCLTPTFSASQFLPDVRAFGATFFTYVGKALAYLMATPERSDDAVNSLTRGFGTEASPDDQREFRRRFGAELFEGYGSSEGGAVAVPDPSAPPTALGRPAHPGVVIVDPQTLQRCPPAVLDDRGRVLNADEAVGEIVDQRGAANFEGYYKNEIADAERVRNGWYWSGDLGYLDGDGFLYFAGRRGDWMRVDGENLSALTVERVLRRHRAVIATAVYGVPDPRSGDQVMAAVEVADPQNFDVGEFAAFLVDQQDLGRKSFPRLLRVSARLPATGSNKVLKRDLQAQRWHTDEPVYHWAGRGRPRYSLLSDQDRAALDAEFGTYGRQHHARLG encoded by the coding sequence ATGCTGCTCGACCGGGTGGGCGACGAGCACCCCGGTCTGCGAACGCGCGAGCAGACCTGGACATGGAACGAGGTCGTCGGCGAGTCGGCGGCGCGCGCCGCGCTGGCCACCACTCTGCGCGACCAGACGTTCTCCGGCGCGCCGTTTCACATCGGTGTTCTGCTGCCCAATGTCGCCGACTTCGTCTTCTGGCTCGGTGGCGCCGCGCTGGCCGGGGCCGCCGTCGTCGGGCTGAATCCGACACGCGGCGCAGCCGACCTGGCCGCCGACATCCGCCACGCCGACTGCGCGCTGATCGTCACCGACGGCGCGGGCGCACAGCGGTTGTCGACACTTGACCACGGCCTGCCGCCGACACGCATCCTGCGCATCGATGACCCTGGCTACCGTGCGGCGCTGCGGAGTCACCGCGCAGGACCGGCTCGCGCCGAGGGTGTCGGTCCCGGCACGTTGCTGCTGTTGTTGTTCACCTCGGGTACCACCGGAACGTCGAAAGCGGTCAAGTGCAGCCAGGGCCGCTTGGCCGCCATCGCCTATGCGGCCACCGACAAATACGGTCACCACCGCGATGACGTCGACTACTGCTGCATGCCGCTGTTTCACGGCAACGCGATCATGGCGCTGTGGGCGCCCGCACTGGCCAACGGTGCCACCGTGTGCCTGACACCGACCTTCTCGGCGTCCCAATTCCTGCCCGACGTCCGCGCTTTCGGCGCGACGTTCTTCACGTACGTCGGCAAGGCGCTGGCCTACCTGATGGCCACCCCGGAGCGTTCCGATGATGCCGTGAACAGCCTGACCCGGGGTTTCGGCACCGAGGCCTCCCCCGATGACCAGCGCGAGTTCCGTCGCCGGTTCGGTGCGGAGCTGTTCGAGGGCTACGGCTCCAGCGAGGGCGGCGCGGTTGCGGTCCCGGACCCGTCGGCCCCGCCCACGGCGCTGGGCCGGCCCGCCCACCCCGGTGTCGTGATCGTGGACCCACAGACCCTGCAGCGCTGTCCCCCGGCGGTTCTCGACGACCGCGGCCGGGTGCTCAACGCCGACGAAGCCGTCGGCGAGATCGTCGACCAGCGCGGCGCGGCCAACTTCGAGGGCTATTACAAGAACGAGATCGCCGACGCAGAACGCGTCCGCAACGGCTGGTACTGGTCCGGGGATCTCGGCTACCTCGACGGCGACGGCTTCCTGTACTTCGCGGGCCGGCGCGGTGACTGGATGCGAGTCGACGGCGAGAACCTGTCCGCGCTGACCGTCGAACGCGTGCTGCGCCGCCATCGGGCGGTGATCGCCACAGCGGTGTACGGCGTGCCCGACCCCCGCTCGGGGGACCAGGTGATGGCCGCCGTGGAGGTGGCCGACCCGCAGAATTTCGACGTCGGCGAGTTCGCGGCTTTTCTCGTCGACCAGCAGGACCTGGGCCGCAAGAGCTTTCCGCGCCTGTTGCGGGTGTCGGCACGCTTGCCGGCCACCGGTTCCAACAAGGTGCTCAAACGGGATCTGCAGGCCCAGCGTTGGCACACCGACGAGCCGGTGTATCACTGGGCCGGCCGGGGGCGCCCGCGGTACTCCCTGCTGAGCGACCAGGACCGAGCGGCGCTGGATGCCGAATTCGGCACGTACGGAAGGCAACACCATGCCCGACTGGGATGA
- a CDS encoding cytochrome P450, translating to MTTTTPAAGLDVDLADGRFYADGTAARAAYKWMRANQPVFRDRNGQAAATTYQAVLDAERNPELFSSTGGIRPDQPGMPYMIDMDDPAHLLRRKLVNAGFTRKRVMDRLPSIETLCDTLIDAVCERGECDFVRDIAAPLPMAVIGDMLGVLPEEREKLLEWSDNLVCGLSSHVDEAAIKMLMDTFAAYTAFTMEVIADRRANPRDDLFSVLCNSEVEGQRMSDDEIVFETLLILIGGDETTRHTLSGGSEQLLRHQDQWQQLVATPEELLPGAIEEMLRWTSPVKNMCRTLTADTEFHGTALKSGEKIMLMFESANFDEAAFDNPDEFDIHRNPNSHLAFGFGTHFCLGNQLARLELKIMLTKVLARLPDLRLADETRLPLRPANFVSGLESMPVVFTPTAKVL from the coding sequence ATGACGACCACCACCCCCGCCGCCGGCCTCGACGTCGACCTCGCCGACGGCCGGTTCTACGCCGACGGCACCGCCGCGCGCGCCGCCTACAAGTGGATGCGGGCCAACCAGCCGGTGTTCCGCGACCGCAACGGACAGGCCGCCGCCACCACGTATCAAGCGGTGCTCGACGCCGAGCGCAACCCCGAGCTGTTCTCCAGCACCGGCGGCATCCGGCCGGACCAGCCCGGCATGCCCTACATGATCGACATGGACGACCCGGCGCACCTGTTGCGGCGCAAGCTCGTCAACGCCGGCTTCACCCGCAAGCGCGTGATGGACCGGCTGCCGTCGATCGAGACGCTGTGCGACACGCTGATCGACGCGGTGTGCGAGCGCGGCGAGTGCGATTTCGTCCGCGACATCGCCGCGCCGTTGCCGATGGCGGTGATCGGCGACATGCTCGGCGTGCTGCCCGAGGAGCGCGAGAAGCTGCTGGAGTGGTCGGACAACCTGGTGTGCGGGCTGAGCTCCCATGTCGACGAGGCCGCCATCAAGATGCTGATGGACACCTTCGCGGCGTACACCGCCTTCACCATGGAGGTCATCGCCGACCGGCGCGCCAACCCGCGCGACGACTTGTTCTCGGTGCTGTGCAATTCCGAGGTCGAGGGTCAGCGGATGTCCGACGACGAGATCGTCTTCGAGACCTTGCTGATCCTCATCGGTGGCGACGAGACCACCCGGCACACACTCTCCGGCGGCAGCGAGCAGCTGTTGCGCCATCAGGATCAGTGGCAACAGCTGGTGGCAACCCCCGAAGAACTGCTCCCGGGCGCCATCGAGGAGATGCTGCGCTGGACCTCACCGGTGAAGAACATGTGCCGCACCCTGACCGCGGACACCGAGTTCCACGGCACCGCACTGAAATCCGGCGAGAAGATCATGCTGATGTTCGAGTCGGCGAACTTCGACGAGGCCGCGTTCGACAACCCCGACGAGTTCGACATCCACCGGAATCCGAACAGCCACCTGGCTTTCGGGTTCGGCACGCACTTCTGCCTGGGCAACCAGCTGGCCCGGCTGGAGCTGAAGATCATGCTGACCAAGGTGCTGGCGCGCCTGCCCGACCTCCGGTTGGCCGACGAGACCAGGCTGCCGTTGCGGCCGGCCAACTTCGTGTCCGGGCTGGAGTCGATGCCGGTGGTGTTCACCCCGACCGCGAAGGTGCTCTAG
- a CDS encoding crotonase/enoyl-CoA hydratase family protein, with protein sequence MSDEQNPEKGPDALVEQRGHTLIVTMNRPEKRNALSAEMMQIMVEAWDRVDSDPEIRSCILTGAGGAFCAGMDLKKADSQSPGDSFKGGFDPTRIPALLKGRRLTKPLIAAVEGAAIAGGTEILQGTDIRVAGESAKFGVSEAKWSLYPMGGSAVRLVRQIPYTVACDILLTGRHISAAEAKEFGLIGHVVPDGQALTKALEIAEVINGNGPLAVQAILKTIRETEGMHEEEAFKPDTANGIPVFLSEDSKEGPKAFLEKRKPVWKLK encoded by the coding sequence GTGAGCGACGAACAAAACCCGGAAAAGGGTCCCGATGCACTCGTCGAACAGCGCGGACACACCCTGATCGTCACGATGAACCGGCCGGAAAAGCGCAACGCACTCTCCGCCGAGATGATGCAGATCATGGTCGAGGCCTGGGACCGCGTCGACTCCGATCCCGAGATCCGCAGCTGCATCCTGACCGGCGCGGGCGGTGCGTTCTGTGCGGGCATGGACCTCAAGAAGGCCGACAGCCAATCCCCGGGCGACTCGTTCAAGGGCGGGTTCGATCCGACCAGGATCCCGGCGCTGCTCAAGGGCCGGCGGCTGACCAAACCGCTGATCGCCGCGGTCGAGGGCGCCGCAATCGCCGGCGGCACCGAGATCCTGCAGGGCACCGATATCCGCGTCGCGGGCGAGAGCGCGAAGTTCGGCGTGTCGGAGGCGAAGTGGAGCCTCTACCCGATGGGTGGATCGGCGGTCCGGCTGGTCCGCCAGATCCCCTACACCGTCGCCTGCGACATCCTGCTCACCGGCCGCCACATCAGTGCAGCCGAGGCCAAGGAGTTCGGTCTGATCGGGCACGTGGTCCCCGACGGGCAGGCGCTGACGAAGGCGCTCGAGATCGCCGAGGTCATCAACGGCAACGGCCCACTCGCGGTGCAGGCGATCCTCAAAACCATTCGGGAGACCGAGGGCATGCACGAGGAAGAGGCTTTCAAGCCCGACACCGCCAACGGCATTCCGGTGTTCCTCTCCGAGGACTCCAAGGAAGGCCCCAAAGCGTTCTTGGAGAAACGCAAGCCGGTCTGGAAGCTGAAGTAG
- the fadD17 gene encoding long-chain-fatty-acid--CoA ligase FadD17 produces the protein MSAPTVSSLLTPLADVDDRGVSFVDGDTLTWSSWRDHIRDGAALAAVLRARLDPGRPPHVGVLLGNTPFFGTVLVAAALSGIVPVGLNPTRRGAALLRDVRHADCQFVLADTDVTPAGCDVITVESAEFAAELADQRDAPVEFRGAHPDDLFMLIFTSGTSGDPKAVRCTHEKVASPGVMLAERFGLGPSDTCYLSMPLFHSNAIMAGWAPAVAAGASIALRRRFSASQFFADVRRFGATYANYVGKPLSYVLATPERPDDADNPLRIAYGNEGAPRDLVRFAERFDVRVVDGFGSSEGGVAIARTPDTPETALGPLANGVTIVDVETGAECPPGVVGELVNTAGPGQFRGYYRDPEAEADRMRDGVYHSGDLAYRDENGFAYFAGRLGDWMRVDGENLGTAPIERILLRHPEITEVAVYPIPDPAVGDRVMAAVVLRDGAQFSADDFTEFLSAQDDLGEKQWPSFIRVSAVLPRTETFKVIKRQLTAEATACSDPVHRIRRP, from the coding sequence GTGTCCGCACCGACCGTCTCGTCGTTGCTGACGCCGCTGGCCGATGTCGACGACCGGGGTGTCAGCTTCGTCGACGGTGACACGCTCACGTGGTCGTCGTGGCGCGACCACATCCGCGACGGCGCCGCGCTCGCGGCGGTGCTGCGGGCGCGGCTCGATCCCGGTAGACCCCCGCATGTCGGTGTGCTGCTGGGCAACACGCCGTTCTTCGGCACCGTTCTGGTCGCGGCCGCGCTGTCGGGAATCGTGCCGGTCGGGCTGAACCCGACCCGTCGCGGGGCGGCCTTGTTGCGGGATGTCCGGCACGCCGACTGCCAATTCGTGCTGGCCGACACCGACGTCACGCCGGCCGGCTGCGACGTCATCACCGTCGAATCTGCCGAGTTCGCAGCAGAACTCGCTGATCAGCGCGACGCGCCCGTGGAGTTCCGCGGCGCGCACCCCGATGACCTGTTCATGTTGATCTTCACCTCGGGCACCAGCGGTGACCCGAAGGCGGTGCGCTGCACCCACGAGAAGGTCGCGTCGCCGGGTGTGATGCTCGCCGAACGGTTCGGCCTGGGCCCGTCCGACACCTGTTACCTGTCGATGCCGCTGTTCCACTCCAACGCGATCATGGCCGGCTGGGCGCCGGCGGTGGCCGCCGGCGCATCGATCGCGCTGCGCCGGCGGTTCTCAGCGTCGCAGTTCTTCGCGGATGTGCGGCGCTTCGGCGCGACCTACGCCAACTACGTGGGTAAGCCACTGTCCTACGTGCTGGCCACCCCCGAGCGTCCCGACGATGCCGACAACCCGCTGCGGATCGCGTACGGCAACGAGGGCGCTCCGCGCGACCTGGTCCGCTTCGCGGAGCGCTTCGACGTCCGGGTCGTCGACGGGTTCGGTTCCAGCGAGGGCGGGGTCGCGATTGCGCGCACTCCCGACACACCCGAGACCGCCCTGGGCCCGCTGGCCAACGGAGTCACCATCGTCGATGTCGAGACCGGTGCCGAATGCCCGCCCGGAGTGGTCGGCGAATTGGTGAACACCGCAGGGCCGGGCCAGTTCCGCGGCTACTACCGCGATCCCGAGGCCGAGGCCGACCGGATGCGTGACGGCGTCTACCACAGCGGAGACCTGGCCTACCGCGACGAAAACGGGTTCGCGTACTTCGCGGGCCGCCTCGGCGACTGGATGCGGGTCGACGGCGAGAATCTCGGCACCGCGCCCATCGAACGGATCCTGCTGCGTCACCCCGAGATCACCGAGGTGGCTGTCTACCCGATCCCCGATCCCGCGGTGGGTGACCGCGTGATGGCCGCAGTCGTACTTCGCGACGGTGCGCAGTTCTCCGCCGACGACTTCACCGAATTCCTCTCCGCACAGGACGATCTCGGTGAGAAGCAATGGCCGTCGTTCATCCGGGTGAGCGCCGTCCTGCCTCGCACCGAGACGTTCAAGGTGATCAAGCGCCAACTCACCGCCGAAGCCACCGCGTGCAGCGACCCCGTCCACCGGATCCGGCGGCCGTGA
- a CDS encoding NAD(P)H-dependent flavin oxidoreductase yields the protein MKTELCERFGIEYPIFVFTPSEKVAAAVSRAGGLGVLGCVRFNDADDLENVLQWMDANTDGKPYGVDIVMPAKVPTEGTSVDINKLIPAEHREFVDKTLADLGVPPLPEDEARSEGVLGWLHSVARSHVEVALKHPIKLIANALGSPPKDVIDQAHAAGVPVAALAGSPKHALRHVENGVDIVVAQGHEAGGHTGEIGSMVLWPEIVDALDGKAPVLAAGGIGTGRQVAAALALGAQGVWMGSAFLTSAEYDLGVRLESGRSVIQEAMLNATSADTVRRRIYTGKPARLLKSRWTDAWDAEGAPQPLPMPLQNILVSEAHQRMSESTDPTTVAMPVGQIVGRMNEIRPVADIIAELVSGFEEATKRLDGIRGG from the coding sequence ATGAAAACCGAACTGTGCGAACGCTTCGGCATCGAATATCCGATCTTCGTGTTCACCCCGTCGGAGAAGGTGGCCGCCGCGGTCAGCCGGGCCGGCGGGCTCGGGGTGCTCGGCTGCGTGCGTTTCAACGACGCAGATGACCTGGAAAACGTCCTGCAGTGGATGGACGCCAACACCGACGGCAAGCCCTACGGTGTCGACATCGTGATGCCGGCCAAGGTGCCGACCGAGGGCACCTCGGTCGACATCAACAAGCTGATCCCCGCCGAACACCGTGAGTTCGTCGACAAGACCCTCGCCGATCTCGGGGTGCCGCCACTGCCTGAGGACGAGGCCCGCTCGGAAGGCGTTCTGGGGTGGCTGCATTCGGTGGCGCGCAGCCACGTCGAGGTGGCGCTGAAGCACCCGATCAAGCTGATCGCCAATGCGCTGGGTTCGCCGCCCAAGGACGTCATCGATCAGGCGCACGCGGCCGGTGTGCCGGTTGCGGCGCTGGCCGGGTCGCCCAAACATGCGCTGCGCCATGTCGAGAACGGTGTCGACATCGTCGTCGCGCAGGGCCACGAGGCCGGCGGCCACACCGGTGAGATCGGGTCGATGGTGTTGTGGCCGGAGATCGTCGATGCACTGGACGGTAAGGCGCCGGTGCTGGCCGCGGGCGGCATCGGCACCGGCCGCCAGGTCGCGGCCGCGCTGGCGCTCGGCGCGCAGGGCGTCTGGATGGGCTCGGCGTTCCTGACCTCGGCCGAGTACGACCTCGGCGTGCGGTTGGAGTCGGGCCGTTCGGTGATCCAGGAGGCCATGCTCAACGCCACCTCCGCCGACACGGTGCGCCGGCGGATCTACACCGGCAAGCCGGCCCGGTTGCTCAAGAGTCGCTGGACGGATGCGTGGGACGCCGAGGGTGCCCCGCAACCGCTGCCGATGCCGCTGCAGAACATCCTGGTCAGCGAGGCTCACCAACGGATGAGCGAGTCGACCGATCCGACCACCGTGGCGATGCCCGTCGGCCAGATCGTCGGCCGCATGAACGAGATCCGTCCGGTCGCCGACATCATCGCCGAGTTGGTCAGCGGTTTCGAGGAGGCCACCAAGCGCCTCGACGGCATCCGCGGGGGCTGA